taaaaaacaacatatgcAATGAAAACATCTTTGAGATCTTCCACAAGCTGCCTCGTGACTCAGATTCTGAATCAGAAACCATCCGAATGAAACCGTACGCCCACTGAGTCTCAGCAAAACATCCAATCCTCGGAGCTCAAAATAGTCATATTATTTTTCACGACACGCTGTATCCTGCTGTGTGGAAAGGTTGCAGGGCGTTTAAATTACCTGAAGGTCAGAAACGAACAGGTTGCCCCTTCTCTGACCTGAACTTGTGACCCGCTTCCATGCACCGCTGTGCGAAGGGAACACGGCATGCTCGAAATATTCTCTTAATGACATGCAGCATATGTGAGTCACAGCTCCACGACGCGGCTGAGTTACACCGGGTCAAGAGCCTGCGAAGAACACCGGCCCACACGAAAGCAGGAGAAACGGAGGAGGACACGTGGATGCAAACACCAGTACATTAGGGAGCCATTCCAGACGAGCTGCACTGCGGTCTCTAGCGTGCGACAGCAGAACGTTACGAGCGTCCTTCATGACATAACCAGGTCAGGAACCCACTACGCCGAGGAATGCAGTTCTGTCTGGCTCGCTTTCCTCTCTGGTTCCAATATTGGTGCACCCTTGGTGTTTGATTTCTGGCCAGGGTAATACTCACCACCCTTGGCCACGTTTACTTGCGCTCGTCTGCAATCACTCACTGAAAGGTGGACGGCTGACGCACCAGACCACAGAGCATGGGAACAGTAAGGTCACCGAGCTCACATTTAAAGCACCGGGCAACGTTCTCCATTTCCATCGAGCGAGCCAGGGGGAATCTAGCTGAGCTGACTCATTTGGCCGGTGGGGCCACTGCCATTTAGCTTAAACGGGAAGGCCACCCAGATTCATAACGCACGCTTGGGATTATTTCAGACTAATTTTACTGCCAAACATATGTGCAGGCTCATTTTTAAAACACGCAATGCCATTCAAAACCTTTGCACTTCAACAACATGACTTTTCCGAGCGAAACAGGATATGTAAATAGAAAAACAGAAGTTGGGACTTAATGTTGTCCATTGGAGGGGTCGAAAATTATGAGGGCATTTTGGGAGCGGAGCATGACAGATTgcaaaaaactatattttttcgGTAATAGCATGCATGACTAAAATAAAGAGTAGTGATGCACCAAAATTTCAGCAATTAAAAGTTTTGGACATTTAATTTTCGCTTCTCTAATGGCACTTTTCGACTGTGTCCATCTATATTTCATGCACAGAACAAAGATAACCCACAACAGGTTAACTTTGTGACCAAAAAAAGATGCTGAAGTTGCAATATGTAAAATTTGTTACTAAAATATCAAGAGGCAACCCGTTGCCAAAGAATTTCACTATGACTGGTTTAATAACACAATAAACAACCATTTTATTACTCAAACTTTACTTTTGAAGTTTTTGGCTAAAGTACAACTTTAATTtcgattttggtaaaataaaataaaaacaaaaatcttttttAGTGCATCACTAATCCACAGTTGCATAGAAATGACAGCTtgcataaaaaagtaaatatggtCAACTAATGCATTTACAATATCAGCCTAAATTAACATTGGGTTAATTCTGTAAATGCACCATTTAAATGCCTATAATGGTCAATTAATCAATACCTGTAGCATTTTAGACCGTCAATACATTCTAAAACTAGATACAAAAAAGAACTGTGGAGGCACCATGCATGGTACACTGACAGTATGAGATGGTAAAACCATAGTACATTGATTAATATCACGGTATGGGATGACAGCATCATTAAAGACCCCATGAAAACAAAACTGGAGTGGCTTTTTGACCATTTATATGCTAATACTCATCCAAGAGTTCATTAAAAAACTTTTAGTACATATCTGCAAATTAAAATTGTGGTGCAGTCATTTTTACTGTTGTTTTGCTAATTGTTGcagaaaaaatctaattaatttaAACCGGAATTCacaatggtttatgctggtcatgcaGATTTGCTGCATTGGTTTTAAAGTGATTTCTGTGAGAGCTGTGCTTCATATAATTATTAAACAGTCGATAATATCAACAAtagacctatatatatatattgatatatggtttgttagaataggacaatatttggccgagatacaaccatgtgaaaatcttgaatctgagggtgcaaaaaaatccaaaaagttagaaatttgtctttaaagttgtccaaaagaagttcttagcaatgcatattactcatcaaaaaattaagttttgatatatttacggaagaaaattcacaaaatatcttcatggaacatgatctttaccttcctaatgatttttggcataaaagaaaaattgatcattttaacccatacaatgtatttttggctattgctacaaatatacctgtatatatttaattattaacttaaattTGTGtccaataaaatataaaatgagaaTGTCTCCTAATACCAGCTGCCCACCTACAACCCATTCAATGTTTGTTTCAATGGGAAATACATCAGTATTATACCAAACCTCTCCTTAAAGATGAAATGTGCATGTTCTGTTTGAACCCAACAACCTTAGCTAGCGGCTTCTTTACCTGTCCTCGTTCTTAAAGACGAACTTCCTCAGCTTGAGGTCTCTGAGGACCAGGCCGTTGTCGTGGCAGTGCGCCACAGCTGATGCTATCTGATGGAAAAGTCTGGCAGCCTCTTCCTCTCGCAGCTTCTTGCATGTGCGAACGAAAGAGTGCATGTCGCCATGGCTCCTCTCGAAGAACACGTACGCTCGCGTATCCCCCAGAAGAATCTCCACTATCTGGTTAATGTTCTCATGGGTGCCCAGCACGAAGTAAGCAGCCAAGGACTCTTGGTATCGACTGATATCAAACACCTGGAGGAAAAAGAGAGAGCATTTGGAATTCAATTAGAAGCCGTCATCGATTTCCCCAACATCCCAGGTGGAGTGCAAAAGTATTAGACCTCTGCCTAATTCTGAAACAAAAGAATGAAAATCCATTTAACGCCGAGTGCCCAAAACATACACTGAATTTTGATGTTGCTTAGTAACAGACACCTAAAAAAGAGAGATGGGCTAAATATACCACGACAGCGGTGGACATCAGAGGCCGTTCTCTCATCAAAAGATAAGAGGTTCTTACTAATGGCTCTCTGCCCATGTTAGCCCATTCAGAGTGTCTTATGTTTCAAAGTCTGTGGACTTGCATGCATGAATGCATGGCTGTATGcaagcatgcacacacacacacacacacacacacacacacacacacacacacacacacacacacacacacacacacacacacacacacacacacacactcactcttcAGGGGTATTCCCTCATGCTTTTTTGCACGTGACTATAACTCATCACTGTTGATGAATCACAAAAGAAAGGCCATTCATTTGATAATGCACCCTGCTAATGAATGCAGCAAGCCAGATGCATGTCCTGCATACATCCCTATCTAAAGCTGACGCAATTGCATGAGTGTTCCGTTACAAAATGACACACATACGTGTGTGTGCGTGAGTTTCTTACCTTGCACACCAGCTCTTCCCCACTGTGCAGGTGGGTGGCTCTGAAAACGTGGTCTCCCTCAATGGGCTCCAACAAAAGGTAATTTCCAATGCAAGAAATGCAGTGCGAGGAGTCAGGGGTCTCAGGGGGGCTGGGAGATCCTAAATTGGGACTGAAACTCTGGCTGGATTCTGTAGTCCTTAGACAAGATAGCTCCTCAAAGTCGTGTGCTTTGTGCCTCGATCTCCCATAACGCGAAATGTTAATGGGACTGGATCTCTGTATGTTCATGAGTATAGGAGGAGGTTCGTCCAGATCAGGAGGGTTCAGACGGTCTTGGAGGAGGGGGGGTGGAagtgaatgacagacagatgCCCTCTATTTAACACTGGGCATGAAGGCAGCGGCGATTCCCCTTGACTGTAATGATGAGCTTATGCATGTGCGTTAATTGCAATGACAATGTGGCGTCATCTGAGCACATATGCAATGACTTGCATGCACGGATTGTGACCTCTATGCTCAGTGTCCCCACGAGAGCCCAAAATGCATGAATCGGCGCGGTAATGTAACGTTAAAAGCTGTGACGTCAGGGTCGATGCAGCGGAGCAGGTAAAGAACGGGCTTTTTTGCATTAAATGAAAAGGGAAAAGTGCCAGCTGGGTTTAGATATCCTGAGAGGGCGCTCCGCGTTCATTCAAGCGGGCCTCCACGCGAATCCTGTCCGTGCATCTACCAAATATGGCTAGGAAAAATTTCCTCCAGGTTGCGAGCCGCCTTTTGTTACGCCTGGGAAGTCGATGTCCTCCTCCTGGTGAGCAGCCGAACTCCCGACGATCTCCGGCGGTTGGATCTGATTTTGCACAAAGGCAAGAGGGGACGGCCGACGTTCTCCCCGGGCCTATCCCTTGTTTCAGCAACAAGACACCATTATCATCCTGTTCGTCTTACTTACGTGGCTGGGAATCTAGTCCACTGAAGGCGCGGGGTCAGCTGCACACACGAGCTGGCTGACTGACTGACTGCGCTCGCGGGACTGACTGGAGCTCTCCACGCGCACGACCAGCCCCCATGACGTCACGGCCCAAACGCCCTCCCATTGGCCGCTCGCTTGATGCTGACACATCCACAGTCTTGCAAGCAAGCCATCCATGCAGTCATGTGAGATAATTGTTGTCCTTGGAATTTAATTGAAGCACCCTAAATTATCTGTCTGTATGGTGAATTCTAGGGGGAAAGTGTGTGTTATGACTAAATGTCAGTTGGTTTGTGCAATGAAGCGAGAATGACATCAAATTCTGATTAGCTGCAGTGCCATGATGATTAAGCATtgaatatatgtatatacagATGCAATCGAAATTGCAATTGAAACCCCTAAGAGACTGCAGTAATTTACAAATGCAAGCTTTTTTgacgttccaggatttttataAAATTACATCTACagcagtttactggcatattgaAAGTGATGGTgtgttttaataacacagctgtgTTATAATTGTTCAatccctattcaacattgctgtttttttagtCACTTATGTTTATGGTAGGGATCAAAATGGTTTTGAAAcacaattaaaggaaaagttcagttccagaacaaacatttacagataatgtatactcacccccttgtcattcaagatgttcatgtctttatttcttcagtcgtaaagaaattgttttttgaggaaaacattttaggattttttctccatatagtggacttctatggtgccccgagtttgaacttacaaaatgcagtttgacaaaatgcggcttcaaatgaccccagccgatgaagaagggtcttatttagcgaaacgatctgttttgttttgtttttttacaattacaatactttttaacctcaaacgttcGTCTTGTCTTGTTCTGCCTgaactttgttttttgtttttttccagttcaacacagttagggtatgtcgaaaaactcccatctcatattcTCCCTAATCTTCAAAATCGCCctgcatcgctgttttaccttttttgttaaagtcgtttgatcttctttgcatgttcactttgcaaacactgggtcggtacttccgcagcaatgaaggatgattttgaaatgatttttgaagttgagggagaaaataagatgggtgtttttcgacataccctaactgtcttgaaccggaagaGTGCAGGCAgaacaagacaagatgagcgtttgaggttatataaattgtatatatatttttgtaattactgattgtttcgctagataagagccttcttcctcgactgggattgttaacaactgcatttgggatcgtttgaagcagcatttaaactgcattttgaaagttcaaactcagggcaccatagaagtccactatatgaacaaAAAacctgaatgttttcctcaaaaaacataatttctttacgactgaagaaagtcatgaacatattggatgacaactCTTTTAAGCCATTAGAAACTCTATTAACAAAACAGAATTAGTTTGGGCTGttacacatatatacatttagCTCATGCATGTGCTAAATGCTCTCACGAGAAGTAGTTGTTTTAtaagaaagtctaaggctacataaagatttccaagacatttaaagttcctagagacacagcttttagggtgttaaatgaaaaaaaaagcacaatatcaaaaaaatgtttaatcagagcaactgagaaaaacctgaaatgtacagccaaagacttgcaagatgacccaatgAAAGATGGAGAAACATTTCATtgcagagtataagatgaacacaagacaagcatggctttcatgttgaggcatcttgccaaATACCACTCTTGAACAAGAAGAACATAAAATGCTGATTTGAACGTGCAAAAACTCAATTGGATAGACTGATAGAATGTTTTATGGattgatgtgaccaaactggaactttttggacccatggatcagcagtatgtctggtgcaaaaaagaacACGGTCTCCATTGTCAAACATAGaggtgttttactgtagcaggaagtggaaattatgaccgtatgaaggaattcatggattctttgaagtatcagaccattttggcaagaattgtgatactTTTGGTGCAAAGAATGAAGCTGATGATCAAAGGACTTACCTGCAGGACagccatcccaaagtaaacatccacaTCTACTTAAGCTTGATTCAGGGTCATAGAATATTTTTGAGTGGTCTGTTTAGTCTTTagatgtaattctcattgaaaatgtttggttgaatttgaagaaagcaatggcaaagtgaaaaccaaagattctcagtgatctgaaagcttttttaggtgaggaatgggccaagattgcagtaaagAGGAAAC
The window above is part of the Garra rufa chromosome 13, GarRuf1.0, whole genome shotgun sequence genome. Proteins encoded here:
- the trib2 gene encoding tribbles homolog 2, which codes for MNIQRSSPINISRYGRSRHKAHDFEELSCLRTTESSQSFSPNLGSPSPPETPDSSHCISCIGNYLLLEPIEGDHVFRATHLHSGEELVCKVFDISRYQESLAAYFVLGTHENINQIVEILLGDTRAYVFFERSHGDMHSFVRTCKKLREEEAARLFHQIASAVAHCHDNGLVLRDLKLRKFVFKNEDRNFVKLESLEDTYLLEGGDDSLSDKHGCPAYVSPEILNANGSYSGKAADVWSLGVMLYTILVGRYPFHDVEPSSLFSKIRRGQFSIPETLTPKARCLIRSILRREPAERLTSREILDHPWFSASGGSASAAGHGRGERELDQMVPEANMEEELEQFFS